From a single Salmo salar chromosome ssa22, Ssal_v3.1, whole genome shotgun sequence genomic region:
- the hrh1 gene encoding histamine H1 receptor, giving the protein MMDSIQSAPDVFTTDSTLSEPRYHETQQSPSNSTIPVEHHNSFHNALLGVFLGFLSLFTVVMNILVLYAVKKERTLHTVGNLYIVSLSVADLIVGATVMPLNLVYLLEDEWRLGRVVCQFWLIMDYVASTASIFSLFVLCLDRYRSVHEPLRYLKYRTRRRASVMISGAWLLSTMWIIPILGWRSFATVDLKPEMENKCDTDFRFVTWFKVLTSVFNFHLPSLLMLCFYSRIYMAVRKHIREREKIINPTDSVAGNRIEHKAQTGNGPCESSNKEKKGNDCDFDQYTLDQLYNSTDTTETNASREPKSGKDSHSSHSLLRMTKHLRTTVKGKRKSSSLSFQGKDSDSETPLNLSTLPLSFTHSDDNNAQELYVSVSDIAVPLNSVADVCEITQKADVQRYTTMLYNDFTQSLNSPPSPWPQEDSEPDDGANPDAVANAVTLKQTWQKFCAQSRQRIQSLQVHKEHKAAKQLGCIIAGFMTCWIPYFIVFMVMAFCQTCVHHDLHMFTIWLGYINSTLNPIIYPLCNENFKRVFKKILHIHL; this is encoded by the coding sequence GTGTCTTCCTGGGCTTCCTGTCGTTGTTCACCGTCGTCATGAACATCCTGGTACTTTACGCTGTGAAGAAGGAGCGCACCCTCCACACGGTGGGCAACCTCTACATCGTCAGCCTCTCCGTGGCGGATCTCATCGTCGGGGCAACCGTGATGCCCCTCAACCTGGTCTATCTGCTGGAGGATGAGTGGAGGCTGGGGAGAGTCGTCTGTCAGTTCTGGCTCATCATGGATTATGTAGCCAGCACAGCCTCCATCTTTAGTCTGTTTGTACTTTGTCTGGATCGGTATCGGTCCGTTCACGAGCCGCTGAGGTACCTGAAGTACCGGACCAGAAGGAGAGCTAGCGTTATGATCTCAGGGGCCTGGCTGTTGTCTACGATGTGGATTATTCCTATTCTAGGGTGGAGATCGTTTGCTACTGTCGATCTTAAGCCGGAAATGGAGAATAAGTGTGACACTGATTTCCGGTTTGTTACGTGGTTTAAGGTTTTAACTTCAGTGTTTAACTTCCACCTTCCATCTCTGTTGATGCTGTGTTTCTACTCACGCATCTACATGGCTGTGAGGAAGCACatcagagagagggaaaagattATCAATCCTACAGATTCTGTGGCGGGAAACCGTATAGAACACAAAGCCCAAACAGGAAATGGACCCTGCGAGTCTTCTAACAAGGAAAAGAAGGGAAACGACTGTGACTTTGATCAGTACACTTTAGACCAGCTGTACAACTCAACAGATACAACTGAAACCAACGCATCCAGGGAACCCAAGTCTGGGAAAGACTCTCACTCCAGTCATTCACTGCTCAGAATGACAAAACATCTCAGGACGACTGTAAAGGGCAAAAGAAAGAGCAGCTCTTTGTCTTTTCAGGGGAAGGATTCAGACTCAGAGACCCCTTTGAACCTGTCAACACTACCTCTCAGCTTCACACACTCCGACGACAACAACGCGCAGGAACTGTACGTATCCGTGAGCGACATAGCCGTGCCGCTAAACTCTGTGGCTGACGTCTGCGAGATAACCCAGAAAGCTGACGTGCAGAGGTACACCACCATGTTGTACAACGATTTCACCCAGTCTCTGAATTCACCCCCGTCACCATGGCCCCAGGAAGACTCAGAGCCTGATGATGGTGCTAACCCGGACGCTGTAGCCAACGCTGTGACTCTTAAGCAGACCTGGCAGAAGTTctgtgcccagtccaggcagcGTATCCAGAGCCTTCAGGTCCATAAGGAGCACAAAGCGGCCAAGCAGCTGGGCTGTATTATAGCTGGGTTCATGACGTGCTGGATCCCCTACTTCATAGTCTTTATGGTCATGGCTTTCTGCCAAACCTGTGTACATCACGACCTACATATGTTCACGATATGGCTCGGGTATATAAACTCTACTTTGAACCCAATCATATACCCCCTCTGCAATGAGAATTTCAAAAGGGTGTTCAAAAAGATTTTACACATTCATTTGTGA